The DNA segment AGTGAAATGCAGGATTTAATCGTCCTAGGAGCAAACTCGACCAAGTATGTTTGCGACGAGAATGCTTGGAGAACGTACAAAACAAACGAGAGTAACTATGGAATATGCACCAAGAACTACGTCAACCGTTCTGCCTATACTTCGGCCTATAGTTCCAATTATATGTGCAATGGCTCTGCATGGGTCTATGTCGACAAAGTGACATCTTACATTGGAAAGGTCTGTACTAACGCCAATTATGGTGAAACCGCAGTATACAATGACACCATTTACTCTTGCAATGAATCTTACAAGGCTTGGAGAACGACCTATGTCAACGCCACCTTGGGCAAATGCCCGTCTGATTCCGTTGAAATGTACGACATCAAGCGCTATAAAGGAATAGACTACCGCTGCATGTACAGTCGCTGGGAAGAACCCAAGGGACACGACAAGGAACTGGGCTACTGTGTACCAGAAAAGCACGGAACCTTGGCTACATCCAATGACACGTTGCTAATTTGTATAACCTACACCTGGGAAAAAGCAATACTCAACTACTACCTCGAGGGTTGCACTTCTGCCAAGCAAGGGACCTCCAAGACCTACTACGGGCAAAAGTTCACCTGCAACAACGGAAACTGGGACGTGGTCTACGGATCGTTCACGGATCCCAGGGATGGCCAGGTCTACAAGACCGTGGTCTTGGACAGCGTGACCGTCATGGCCGAGAACCTCAACTACAGCATGGAAAATAGCTGGTGCTACAACAACCAGGAAAGCAACTGCGACCAGTACGGAAGACTCTATAGCTGGGATGCGGCGCAAAACGCTTGCCCCACAGGGTGGCACCTCCCCGACGTCTACGAATTCAACGAGTTTTTGCAAACTCAACGTTTTGGCTACACCTTTGTTGACGGGTCCACATGGCAGGGACTCGATGATAGAACCAGCAACGTCGGTTTCAACCTCAAGGGAAGCGGATTCCGCAGGGCGAACGGCGGTTTTGATTACGAACACCGCGTGGCAGGCTTTTGGTACTCCAACGATAGCGAAACCGGCGACGACGGCTACATCTACTGCGTAAACGATTATGCTTCTGCC comes from the Fibrobacter sp. UWP2 genome and includes:
- a CDS encoding FISUMP domain-containing protein, encoding MQDLIVLGANSTKYVCDENAWRTYKTNESNYGICTKNYVNRSAYTSAYSSNYMCNGSAWVYVDKVTSYIGKVCTNANYGETAVYNDTIYSCNESYKAWRTTYVNATLGKCPSDSVEMYDIKRYKGIDYRCMYSRWEEPKGHDKELGYCVPEKHGTLATSNDTLLICITYTWEKAILNYYLEGCTSAKQGTSKTYYGQKFTCNNGNWDVVYGSFTDPRDGQVYKTVVLDSVTVMAENLNYSMENSWCYNNQESNCDQYGRLYSWDAAQNACPTGWHLPDVYEFNEFLQTQRFGYTFVDGSTWQGLDDRTSNVGFNLKGSGFRRANGGFDYEHRVAGFWYSNDSETGDDGYIYCVNDYASASSECTQSMLHYFEKEPTGVIGISTSAFAYPKGSGFSVRCLKD